From the Gramella sp. Hel_I_59 genome, one window contains:
- the rpsO gene encoding 30S ribosomal protein S15: MYLAKERKEEIFEKHGKSKNDTGSAEGQIALFTYRIAHLSEHLKKNRKDFNSERSLVKLVGKRRSLLDYLMKKDIMRYRAIIKELGLRK; encoded by the coding sequence ATGTATCTAGCAAAAGAAAGAAAAGAAGAGATCTTCGAAAAACACGGTAAATCAAAAAATGATACCGGTTCAGCAGAAGGACAAATCGCATTATTTACTTACAGAATCGCTCACCTATCTGAGCACCTGAAGAAAAACCGTAAGGATTTTAATTCAGAGCGTTCGCTGGTAAAGCTTGTTGGTAAGAGAAGAAGCTTACTTGATTACTTAATGAAAAAGGATATCATGAGATATCGTGCAATCATTAAGGAACTTGGACTAAGAAAATAA
- a CDS encoding polyribonucleotide nucleotidyltransferase, producing MIPQTFKEVIDLGDGRTISLETGKLAKQAHGSVVVQMGKAMLLCTVVSSYKPTTMDFFPLTLDYREKFAAAGLFPGGYFKREARPSSEEILVMRLVDRVLRPLFPKDYKFETQVMIQLMSHDDDVMPDALAGLAASAAIQLSDIPFETPISEARVARINGEFVLNPSREKLAEADMDIMVGASADSVMMVEGQFDECSEEEMAEAIKFAHEAIKIQCEAQVKLAEAFGKKEPREYEVAATDADIEKKILDATYQKSYDIAKSGTSKKERSEAFSAIKDEVKAMFSEEELEEKGKMISGYFNDAQKKAVRDVTLKEGTRLDGRKTDEIRPIWCEVDYLPSTHGSAIFTRGETQALATVTLGTSREANQVDLPTQQGEETFYLHYNFPPFSTGEAYPIRGTSRREVGHGNLAQRALKGMIPADCPYTVRVVSEVLESNGSSSMATVCAGTMALMDAGVQLKKPVSGIAMGLISEGDDYAVLSDILGDEDHLGDMDFKVTGTVDGITACQMDIKVKGLSYEILVAALKQARDGRLHILEKLSETIPTANTEVKAHSPKIITRRIPNEYIGALIGPGGKVIQELQKETGTTIVINEDPVTEEGVVEILGTQQEGIDKVLAKIESITFKPEKGSVYEVKVIKILDFGAVVEYMDAPGNEVLLHISELAWERTNDVNDVLKMGDVIDVKYFGLDPKTRKDKVSRKALLEKPEGYVARPPRDDKRDNRGSRDRDNRGSRDNRGRDNRRDDRRDDRKPREDKE from the coding sequence ATGATTCCACAAACATTTAAGGAGGTTATCGATTTAGGAGATGGTAGAACTATTTCCCTCGAAACCGGAAAATTAGCAAAACAGGCTCACGGCTCTGTTGTCGTTCAAATGGGTAAGGCTATGCTACTTTGTACTGTAGTATCTTCGTACAAGCCTACTACCATGGACTTCTTTCCACTAACACTGGATTACCGTGAAAAATTTGCAGCTGCAGGTCTTTTTCCTGGAGGTTACTTCAAGAGAGAAGCTAGACCAAGCAGTGAAGAGATTTTAGTAATGCGTTTAGTAGACCGTGTATTACGTCCACTATTCCCAAAAGACTACAAATTTGAAACTCAGGTAATGATCCAGCTAATGTCTCATGACGATGATGTTATGCCAGACGCACTAGCAGGATTGGCAGCTTCTGCAGCTATCCAATTATCTGATATTCCTTTTGAAACTCCTATTTCTGAAGCTCGAGTAGCAAGAATTAATGGAGAGTTCGTTCTTAACCCAAGCAGAGAGAAACTTGCTGAAGCAGACATGGACATCATGGTTGGAGCTTCTGCAGATTCTGTGATGATGGTAGAAGGACAATTTGACGAATGCTCTGAAGAAGAGATGGCTGAAGCGATTAAATTTGCACATGAAGCGATCAAAATTCAGTGTGAGGCTCAGGTAAAACTTGCTGAAGCATTTGGAAAGAAAGAACCAAGAGAATACGAAGTAGCTGCAACAGATGCAGATATTGAGAAAAAAATTCTTGATGCTACGTACCAGAAATCATATGATATCGCTAAAAGCGGTACCAGCAAAAAAGAGAGAAGTGAAGCTTTTTCTGCAATAAAAGATGAAGTGAAAGCGATGTTCTCTGAAGAAGAGTTAGAAGAAAAAGGTAAAATGATCTCCGGTTACTTCAACGATGCTCAGAAGAAAGCTGTTCGTGACGTTACTTTAAAAGAAGGAACCAGATTAGACGGTAGAAAAACCGACGAGATCAGACCAATCTGGTGTGAGGTAGATTACCTTCCATCTACACACGGTTCAGCGATCTTTACTCGTGGAGAAACTCAGGCACTGGCAACAGTAACATTAGGTACTTCCAGAGAAGCTAACCAGGTGGATCTTCCAACACAACAGGGAGAAGAAACTTTCTATTTACATTATAACTTCCCTCCTTTCTCAACTGGAGAAGCTTACCCAATTAGAGGTACTTCAAGACGTGAGGTTGGTCACGGGAACCTTGCTCAAAGAGCATTAAAAGGAATGATCCCAGCAGATTGTCCTTATACCGTACGTGTAGTATCTGAAGTTTTGGAATCTAACGGTTCTTCTTCTATGGCTACAGTTTGTGCCGGTACAATGGCATTGATGGATGCGGGTGTTCAATTGAAGAAACCAGTTTCAGGTATCGCCATGGGATTAATTTCTGAAGGTGATGACTACGCAGTACTTTCTGATATTCTTGGAGACGAAGATCACCTTGGTGATATGGACTTTAAAGTTACAGGTACTGTAGACGGTATTACGGCTTGCCAGATGGATATCAAGGTGAAAGGACTTTCTTATGAAATCCTGGTAGCTGCATTGAAACAAGCTAGAGATGGTAGACTTCATATTCTGGAGAAACTTTCTGAGACTATTCCAACCGCAAATACTGAAGTTAAAGCGCATTCTCCTAAGATCATCACCAGAAGAATTCCTAATGAATACATTGGTGCATTGATTGGACCAGGTGGAAAAGTGATACAGGAACTTCAGAAGGAAACTGGAACTACGATCGTTATTAACGAAGATCCGGTTACAGAAGAAGGTGTTGTTGAAATTCTAGGAACTCAGCAGGAAGGAATTGACAAGGTTCTTGCTAAGATTGAATCTATTACATTCAAGCCTGAAAAAGGTAGCGTATATGAAGTGAAAGTGATCAAGATCCTTGATTTTGGAGCTGTTGTGGAATATATGGATGCACCAGGAAACGAAGTATTACTTCATATCTCTGAGCTTGCATGGGAACGCACCAATGATGTGAACGATGTTCTTAAAATGGGTGATGTGATCGATGTGAAGTACTTCGGTCTTGATCCTAAAACTAGAAAAGACAAAGTTTCTCGTAAGGCATTGCTTGAAAAACCTGAAGGTTACGTAGCAAGACCACCAAGAGATGACAAACGTGATAATCGTGGATCCAGAGATAGAGATAATCGTGGTTCTCGTGATAACCGAGGCCGTGATAATCGCAGAGACGATCGTCGTGACGATAGAAAACCAAGAGAAGACAAAGAATAG
- a CDS encoding sigma-70 family RNA polymerase sigma factor: MRQLKITKQVTNRETASLDKYLQEIGKVDLITADEEVELAQRIKAGDDRALEKLTKANLRFVVSVAKQYQNQGLTLPDLINEGNLGLIKAAKRFDETRGFKFISYAVWWIRQSILQALAEQSRIVRLPLNKIGSINKINKTFAFLEQSHERPPSAEEIAKELDMTINDVKESMKNSGRHVSMDAPLVEGEDSNLYDVLRSGESPNPDKELLHESLRTEIERALETLTPREADVIRLYFGLGDQHPMTLEEIGETFDLTRERVRQIKEKAIRRLKHTSRSKILKTYLG; the protein is encoded by the coding sequence ATGAGACAACTGAAGATTACGAAGCAGGTTACCAATCGTGAAACCGCTTCGTTAGACAAGTATTTGCAAGAAATTGGAAAAGTGGACCTGATCACGGCTGATGAAGAAGTGGAACTGGCACAAAGAATTAAAGCGGGAGATGACCGCGCGCTGGAGAAATTAACTAAAGCGAACCTTCGTTTTGTTGTTTCTGTAGCCAAACAATATCAAAACCAGGGATTAACCCTACCTGACCTTATCAACGAAGGGAATCTAGGACTTATAAAAGCTGCGAAACGTTTTGATGAAACTCGTGGTTTCAAATTTATATCTTATGCCGTTTGGTGGATTCGTCAATCTATCCTTCAGGCATTAGCTGAGCAATCTCGTATTGTTCGTCTTCCTTTGAACAAAATTGGATCTATAAACAAGATCAATAAAACTTTTGCTTTCCTTGAACAGTCACATGAGCGTCCGCCAAGTGCTGAAGAGATTGCGAAAGAGCTGGATATGACGATTAATGACGTGAAGGAATCCATGAAGAATTCTGGTCGTCACGTATCCATGGATGCTCCACTTGTAGAGGGTGAGGATTCGAACCTTTATGATGTACTACGTTCAGGTGAATCTCCAAATCCAGATAAGGAACTTCTACATGAGTCTCTTAGAACTGAGATCGAGCGTGCATTGGAAACACTTACTCCGCGTGAAGCTGATGTAATCAGACTTTATTTTGGACTAGGTGATCAACATCCAATGACTCTGGAAGAAATTGGCGAGACTTTTGATCTTACTAGAGAAAGAGTACGCCAGATCAAGGAAAAAGCTATTAGAAGATTAAAGCATACTTCCAGAAGTAAGATTTTAAAAACCTATCTTGGTTAA
- a CDS encoding NAD(P)H-binding protein yields MKKVLIAGASGVLGMELCKLLSQDDGIELRLQTSSSEGAEKLKKYSTKIFIAGNEDDFTGIAADIDIVISALGNSVSLFTKNDSSFYQTDLYTNKKILEEAEKNKVKRFIYVSILGAEENEKMSLPGSNRLFEKSLESSGLEYTIIRPVGLFSGLHDLGIMAKRKLVPVIGDGKAKTNSMHQADLALFITEVMESGDKLIEIGGPEIHTRLEMAEMIAERFDAKTLKVPENLAEAGVILSSFSEDFKHKLENFKYITTHDMIGKAYGDRTFKEYLENVDENELP; encoded by the coding sequence ATGAAGAAGGTATTAATTGCAGGAGCCTCTGGAGTATTAGGTATGGAACTTTGTAAGTTATTGAGTCAGGACGACGGTATAGAGCTCAGGCTACAAACCAGTTCCAGTGAAGGAGCTGAAAAATTGAAAAAGTATAGTACCAAGATATTTATTGCGGGAAATGAGGATGACTTTACCGGTATTGCAGCGGATATAGATATCGTGATTTCTGCACTTGGGAATAGTGTGAGTCTCTTTACTAAAAATGATTCCTCATTCTATCAAACAGATCTGTATACCAATAAAAAGATTCTTGAAGAAGCAGAAAAGAATAAGGTCAAAAGATTTATATATGTTTCGATTCTGGGTGCAGAGGAAAATGAGAAAATGAGCCTTCCTGGCTCTAACAGACTTTTTGAGAAATCTTTAGAAAGCTCAGGTCTTGAATATACGATCATTCGGCCAGTAGGTTTATTTAGTGGTCTGCACGATTTGGGGATCATGGCGAAAAGAAAGCTGGTTCCGGTTATTGGCGACGGTAAAGCAAAAACCAATTCCATGCACCAGGCTGATCTTGCACTATTTATTACTGAAGTAATGGAAAGTGGTGATAAGCTAATTGAGATAGGCGGTCCTGAAATTCATACTCGTTTGGAAATGGCTGAAATGATTGCTGAAAGATTTGATGCAAAAACATTGAAAGTACCTGAAAACCTTGCTGAAGCAGGTGTAATATTATCTTCATTTTCTGAAGATTTCAAGCATAAACTTGAAAATTTTAAATATATCACTACTCATGATATGATAGGGAAAGCTTATGGAGACAGGACTTTTAAAGAGTATTTAGAAAATGTAGATGAAAACGAGCTACCCTGA
- a CDS encoding NAD(P)/FAD-dependent oxidoreductase → MNEEYDVIIVGSGPNGLAAATYLQKQGYKTAIFEQAEKPGGAARTEEITLPGFKHDLGSAVHPLAFASPYFKTLPLEDYGLKWIHPEIPFAHPFDDGTAFGCYKDIRKTAKQLGKDEQNYLDLLLDFVEQWPELEEDLLAPLRIPQNLEMMFRFGLKALPSAKFTVDRYFKEEKSKIFFYGAAAHSTLPLSKLVSSSFGLVLNILAHRHGWPFPEGGAVRIVDSLIAYYKDQGGKIFLNQPVTDLKELSPSKTFILDLTPKQILQIKNTDLSKTYRSRLEKYKYGAGIFKMDWALDKPIPFTNEICKKAGTVHFGYSKESLEDSEAAAHENRLSHEPYVLLAQPSVFDSSRAPAGKHTAWAYCHVPNGNTEDVSKHIENQIERAAPGFKESIIAKKTMRTDELQALNPNLIGGDINGGKQDISQLFTRPIASTNPYATSNPRIFIGSSSTPPGGGVHGMGGYYAARSAEKFL, encoded by the coding sequence ATGAACGAAGAGTATGATGTGATTATAGTTGGAAGTGGTCCAAACGGGCTGGCTGCAGCCACCTATCTTCAAAAACAAGGCTACAAAACGGCAATATTCGAGCAGGCAGAGAAACCTGGTGGAGCGGCCAGAACAGAGGAAATAACCTTACCCGGTTTTAAGCATGATCTGGGATCTGCTGTGCATCCGTTGGCCTTTGCATCTCCTTATTTTAAAACTTTACCACTGGAAGATTACGGACTCAAATGGATACATCCGGAAATTCCTTTTGCACATCCATTTGATGACGGTACTGCTTTTGGATGTTATAAAGATATCCGTAAAACCGCTAAACAGTTAGGAAAGGATGAACAGAATTATCTCGACCTACTTTTGGACTTTGTTGAGCAATGGCCAGAACTGGAAGAAGATTTACTTGCTCCACTTCGTATCCCACAGAATCTCGAAATGATGTTCAGATTTGGATTGAAAGCATTACCGTCAGCTAAATTTACCGTAGATCGTTACTTTAAGGAGGAAAAGAGTAAAATCTTCTTTTATGGTGCCGCTGCTCATTCCACATTACCTCTCTCTAAACTGGTCTCCTCCTCTTTCGGTTTGGTATTGAATATTCTGGCGCATAGGCATGGCTGGCCGTTTCCTGAAGGCGGGGCAGTTAGGATTGTAGATTCTCTGATTGCTTACTACAAAGATCAGGGTGGTAAAATATTCCTGAATCAACCTGTAACTGATCTGAAAGAATTATCTCCAAGCAAAACATTCATTCTGGACCTCACTCCAAAACAAATCCTTCAAATTAAGAATACCGATCTCAGCAAGACTTACAGAAGCAGATTGGAAAAGTATAAGTATGGAGCCGGGATCTTCAAAATGGATTGGGCTCTTGACAAACCTATCCCCTTCACGAACGAAATTTGCAAAAAAGCCGGAACCGTACATTTTGGATACAGTAAAGAATCTCTTGAAGATTCAGAAGCAGCAGCACATGAAAATAGATTATCCCATGAACCTTACGTGTTGCTGGCACAACCTTCGGTATTTGACTCTAGCAGGGCTCCCGCAGGAAAGCATACAGCCTGGGCCTACTGCCATGTTCCGAATGGAAACACCGAGGATGTGTCTAAACATATTGAAAACCAGATAGAACGAGCAGCTCCAGGTTTTAAAGAAAGCATAATCGCAAAAAAAACCATGAGGACAGACGAACTGCAGGCTTTAAATCCTAATTTAATAGGAGGTGATATCAATGGAGGCAAACAGGATATTAGTCAGTTATTTACCAGACCAATAGCGAGCACTAATCCATATGCAACTTCAAATCCTAGAATTTTCATAGGTTCCTCTTCTACACCTCCTGGTGGTGGCGTTCATGGAATGGGTGGATATTACGCAGCGAGATCGGCAGAAAAATTCCTGTAG
- a CDS encoding BLUF domain-containing protein produces the protein MRYAISYVSTAERSLSEIEIRQILNDSEVNNNKQNITGLLLYSEGNFFQIIEGDQKQIVQLYETIEDDSRHFNVIKLFGKEINKESFDGYKSDFISEDARYSSARLQNYEHYLEVLDKPTKNAVANILKAFIV, from the coding sequence ATGCGATATGCCATAAGTTACGTTAGTACTGCTGAAAGAAGTCTTTCAGAAATAGAAATCAGACAAATTCTAAATGATTCTGAAGTCAATAATAATAAGCAGAATATTACCGGACTACTACTTTATTCAGAAGGAAACTTTTTCCAGATCATTGAAGGAGACCAAAAACAGATAGTTCAGCTTTACGAAACTATCGAGGATGACTCCCGCCATTTTAATGTCATTAAATTATTCGGAAAAGAGATTAACAAAGAATCCTTCGATGGTTACAAAAGCGATTTTATTTCAGAAGACGCTCGCTATAGCAGTGCCCGACTTCAAAATTATGAGCATTATCTAGAAGTTCTGGACAAACCAACGAAAAATGCCGTTGCTAATATTCTAAAAGCATTTATCGTCTAA
- the rpe gene encoding ribulose-phosphate 3-epimerase: MSTTLIAPSVLASDFGNLQRDVEMINQSEADWFHIDIMDGVFVPNISFGMPVLKAISQHATKTIDVHLMIVDPDRYIKEFAALGANILTVHYEACTHLHRTLQAIKAEGMKAGVAINPHTNVDLLKDVIKDIDLVCIMSVNPGFGGQSFIENTFKKVQKLKEIIMTNNAPTLIEIDGGVTDKNAAELSKAGADVLVAGSFVFKSDDQPGTIKNLRSIANS, from the coding sequence ATGAGCACAACACTTATTGCCCCTTCAGTTCTGGCTTCAGATTTCGGGAATCTACAGAGAGATGTAGAAATGATCAATCAAAGTGAAGCGGACTGGTTTCATATTGACATAATGGACGGTGTTTTTGTACCAAACATCTCATTTGGTATGCCTGTTTTGAAAGCTATTTCTCAACACGCGACTAAAACTATCGATGTTCACCTTATGATCGTGGACCCAGATAGGTATATTAAGGAATTTGCCGCTTTAGGCGCTAATATACTTACAGTTCATTACGAAGCATGCACCCATTTGCATCGTACTCTCCAAGCTATAAAAGCCGAAGGTATGAAAGCTGGTGTTGCAATTAACCCGCATACGAACGTAGATCTGCTAAAAGATGTGATCAAGGATATTGATCTGGTTTGTATAATGAGCGTAAATCCTGGATTTGGTGGACAGAGTTTTATTGAAAATACTTTTAAGAAAGTACAGAAATTGAAGGAGATCATCATGACTAACAACGCACCAACACTTATAGAAATTGATGGTGGTGTTACCGATAAAAATGCAGCGGAATTAAGTAAGGCCGGAGCAGATGTATTGGTGGCAGGTAGTTTCGTTTTTAAGTCTGATGATCAGCCTGGAACCATTAAAAATTTGAGATCTATTGCAAACTCCTAA
- a CDS encoding YpdA family putative bacillithiol disulfide reductase codes for MQTPNENYELVIIGGGPIGIACALEAEKKGISYVILEKGCLVNSLYHYPTNMTFFSTSEKLELDNIPFISNNPKPGKREALEYYRRITVANKINIHLFEKVTAVESNEGSGHVVKTTKSEYHTSKVIIATGFYDIPNYLGVPGEDLPKVSHYYNDPHYYATQKTIVVGASNSAVDAALEIYRKGGDVTMIVRKPQIGERVKYWVRPDIVNRIEEGSIKAYFNAGIKEIRTNEVIIDTDEGEVSIPNDFALLLTGYRPNFGFLQNIGIDLSDDGRKIPEYDPETMETNIPGIYLAGVICGGTETHKWFIENSRVHAKMIMNDIGK; via the coding sequence TTGCAAACTCCTAACGAGAATTACGAACTGGTTATTATTGGTGGTGGTCCTATTGGTATCGCCTGTGCGCTGGAAGCAGAAAAGAAGGGCATTTCTTATGTGATTCTTGAAAAAGGCTGCCTGGTGAATTCCCTGTACCACTACCCTACGAATATGACATTCTTTTCCACTTCTGAAAAACTGGAACTGGATAATATTCCGTTTATAAGCAACAATCCTAAACCTGGGAAGCGAGAAGCCCTGGAATACTACCGAAGAATCACGGTTGCTAATAAGATCAATATTCACCTTTTCGAGAAAGTTACGGCAGTGGAGTCTAATGAAGGTTCAGGTCATGTTGTGAAAACTACGAAGTCTGAATATCATACTTCAAAAGTAATCATTGCAACAGGTTTCTATGATATTCCAAATTACCTCGGGGTTCCCGGCGAAGATCTGCCTAAGGTTTCACATTATTACAATGACCCTCATTACTACGCAACCCAGAAAACGATTGTTGTAGGGGCGAGTAACTCTGCTGTGGATGCCGCACTGGAAATCTACCGTAAAGGTGGTGATGTCACTATGATCGTTCGAAAACCACAAATTGGAGAAAGAGTGAAATACTGGGTACGACCAGATATTGTAAACAGGATTGAGGAAGGAAGCATTAAGGCCTATTTTAACGCCGGTATTAAAGAGATTAGGACTAATGAAGTAATAATTGATACTGATGAAGGTGAAGTTTCGATTCCAAATGACTTTGCCTTATTACTTACAGGCTACAGGCCTAACTTTGGATTTCTGCAAAATATTGGAATTGATCTTTCCGACGATGGTAGGAAAATCCCGGAGTATGATCCAGAAACTATGGAAACAAACATCCCTGGCATTTATCTAGCCGGTGTAATTTGTGGTGGAACTGAAACGCACAAATGGTTTATTGAAAACTCAAGAGTTCATGCGAAAATGATCATGAACGATATAGGTAAATAA
- a CDS encoding GatB/YqeY domain-containing protein: MSLQEKVMVEMKAAMRAKDSVKLEALRAVKSEILLANTGSSSNDGLTEDEEMKLLQKLVKQRKDSAEIYKEQGREDLAEPELAQAAVIEEFLPEQLSEADIEKEVDQVIVETGATGIQDMGKVMGASTAKLAGRADGKTISAIVRKRLNK; the protein is encoded by the coding sequence ATGAGTTTACAGGAAAAAGTAATGGTCGAAATGAAAGCGGCCATGAGAGCAAAGGATAGTGTGAAGTTAGAGGCTTTGCGTGCTGTTAAAAGTGAAATACTTTTAGCGAACACAGGATCATCTTCTAATGACGGACTTACCGAAGACGAAGAAATGAAGTTGTTGCAGAAACTTGTGAAGCAGCGTAAGGATAGTGCTGAAATTTATAAGGAACAGGGTAGAGAAGATCTTGCTGAACCTGAATTAGCTCAGGCTGCTGTGATTGAAGAATTTCTTCCAGAACAATTAAGTGAAGCTGATATTGAGAAAGAAGTAGACCAGGTGATCGTAGAAACCGGTGCAACCGGAATACAGGATATGGGAAAAGTAATGGGTGCTTCTACGGCTAAACTGGCTGGTAGAGCAGATGGAAAAACAATCTCAGCAATAGTTAGAAAAAGACTGAATAAATAA
- a CDS encoding sulfatase/phosphatase domain-containing protein gives MNHRRMYLLEKGFFDKRFMYEESLAMPLLIQYPKAISKGTVIDALTQNLDFAPTFLDYAGAEIPENMQGKSLKPLLSNSEEKKTFRNAIYYHYYDFPAFHMVKRHYGIRTDRYKLIHFYDDIDEWELYDLETDPKELNNLYGDQKYADIQKKLHLELEELQKNYEVTEEEFATTPKAQVKKAYENFARLADEEPDSYEGYQYLKKN, from the coding sequence TTGAATCATAGACGAATGTATCTTCTCGAGAAAGGTTTTTTTGATAAGCGTTTTATGTATGAAGAGTCATTAGCCATGCCTTTGCTTATACAATACCCTAAGGCGATTTCAAAAGGAACTGTTATCGACGCACTGACTCAAAACCTGGATTTTGCACCAACCTTTCTGGATTACGCCGGCGCTGAAATTCCTGAAAATATGCAGGGTAAATCTCTTAAGCCTCTACTTTCCAATTCTGAAGAAAAAAAGACCTTCAGAAATGCCATTTATTATCATTATTATGATTTTCCAGCTTTTCATATGGTTAAAAGGCACTACGGAATAAGAACAGACCGGTATAAACTTATCCATTTTTACGATGATATTGACGAATGGGAACTTTACGATCTTGAGACAGATCCAAAAGAGTTAAACAATCTATATGGTGATCAAAAGTATGCTGATATTCAGAAGAAACTACACTTAGAGTTAGAAGAACTTCAGAAGAATTACGAGGTGACTGAAGAGGAATTCGCCACTACGCCAAAAGCTCAGGTGAAAAAAGCCTATGAAAATTTTGCCCGTCTTGCTGATGAGGAGCCAGATTCTTATGAAGGGTATCAATATTTAAAAAAGAATTAA
- a CDS encoding putative DNA modification/repair radical SAM protein, whose product MDFDRIKEKLNILADAAKYDVSCSSSGSKRTNTKKGLGDSSGMGICHSYTQDGRCVSLLKILLTNHCIFDCAYCVTRKSNDIKRAAFKVQEVVDLTISFYRRNYIEGLFLSSGIFKSPDHTMERLIRVAKKLREEENFNGYIHLKSIPGASDELMREAGLYADRLSVNIEIPTKSGLKLLAPEKKHEDFMKPMEKVKNEIIQYKSESKLIKSTPKYAPAGQSTQMIVGATGESDRDIMYSSAFFYKNYNMKRVYYSGYVPISNDPRLPALGTQVPMMRENRLYQTDWLMRFYGYDVRELLNNDFQHLEMDIDPKLSYALRNRHLFPVDINKVDKQLLLRVPGIGLKSVNKILQARKFRKLNWEHLQKIGISMNRAKYFITCDAREKELKDVSSENLKQLIMQNSFSKYRKEFTQQLSLF is encoded by the coding sequence ATGGATTTCGATCGAATAAAAGAAAAATTAAATATCCTTGCCGATGCTGCTAAATATGATGTTTCATGTTCAAGCAGTGGATCCAAGCGAACCAATACTAAGAAAGGTTTGGGCGATTCTTCAGGAATGGGGATTTGCCATTCCTATACGCAGGATGGCCGGTGTGTCTCCTTATTGAAGATCCTTCTTACGAATCATTGCATATTCGATTGCGCTTATTGCGTTACTCGAAAGTCTAATGATATTAAGAGAGCTGCTTTTAAAGTACAGGAAGTTGTAGATCTTACCATAAGCTTTTATCGTAGGAATTACATTGAAGGTCTTTTTTTAAGTTCCGGAATCTTTAAGAGTCCAGATCATACGATGGAAAGACTGATCCGGGTAGCCAAGAAGTTACGGGAAGAAGAGAACTTTAATGGCTATATACATCTTAAGAGCATTCCCGGAGCCAGTGATGAATTAATGAGAGAGGCTGGACTCTATGCCGACAGGCTAAGCGTAAATATTGAGATCCCAACAAAATCAGGTCTTAAACTACTTGCTCCCGAGAAAAAACACGAGGACTTCATGAAGCCAATGGAGAAGGTGAAGAATGAGATCATTCAGTACAAATCTGAATCGAAACTTATCAAAAGCACACCTAAATACGCTCCTGCGGGTCAAAGTACCCAGATGATCGTTGGAGCTACCGGTGAAAGCGATAGGGACATCATGTACTCATCGGCATTCTTCTATAAAAACTATAATATGAAGCGGGTTTATTACTCTGGTTATGTCCCAATTAGTAATGATCCGCGTTTACCCGCATTAGGAACCCAGGTTCCTATGATGCGCGAAAACCGGCTCTATCAAACAGATTGGTTAATGCGCTTCTATGGGTATGATGTTCGGGAACTTTTGAATAATGATTTCCAGCATCTTGAAATGGATATAGATCCTAAACTGAGTTATGCACTCCGTAACCGACATTTATTCCCTGTAGATATTAATAAGGTCGACAAACAGTTACTATTACGCGTTCCGGGAATTGGATTAAAGTCGGTTAATAAGATCCTTCAGGCAAGAAAATTTAGAAAATTGAACTGGGAGCATCTTCAAAAGATAGGCATTTCTATGAATCGCGCTAAATATTTTATTACCTGTGATGCCAGAGAAAAGGAACTGAAAGATGTAAGCAGTGAAAACTTAAAGCAGTTAATTATGCAGAATTCCTTCAGCAAATATCGAAAGGAGTTTACCCAGCAACTTAGTTTATTTTAA